The segment AATCAAGAGCTACAACTTcaatttagacttcgtcggctaattctcgaccgaccTCAAATTtgacagtaggaggcgtttagactgttaaatgaccgcgaagaattcataacttcttcgtacggaatccgttttcatctatctttttactgttgagtttctattaatgagatcttcaactcttatttaggtcgcgtaagccaaaaaccgctcaaactaaaattcgagtttcgggccgtgcactgctaagccaaatctttaaaaaatcataacttactcatacgaagtcagatttgggcgttctttttatggatgttctcggtttaacgtatactacaactttggtttagatcactaaggctaaaaatcactccatagtaaatttactatttacgcttcctggtgtcgtgtcggttttgccgtaaaacatcgacgagccataacttcttcgttataactctgatttcggcgttctttatatgtacggaaatgttgagacatattctacaacttggttaagaatatttattataaataatctttttccaaaaagtcgttttcgacacttattgcctctaaattcactagcccggatctgcgggcgttacaattatctcccccttaggatgattacttccaggaatcatcaacgaaacaggttAGTATAATgaatccatacgttatctcttcatcctaggtaataactgtaatttctatgttgcttcgaacgagtatctaactcttggactccttgactgcaggcggtgctcggtcttgcacctgctcgttagactttcaatcatgaccttcgtgtcacaacctcattctttatcagagaccccttcttcttcttaacaaacttaggataagttaatttgattactacaattgaacgatgtgtcatattctaatgacctatcatcgtatgtagcaacgcttagactcaggtctcttagagtcaaattccggaatggaatacgccttccttcatggtctaatgtgatataattacattttaacatgtagcatttatagttaccaacttctttaacaacaagcgcgatacttctattgatcgctttgatttcaatcgtttggtttaagtcggacgctacatcaaacttggttctctgaaccacgtaacctactcatcgtagttggacttaatgtgatatgaccactagggtcgggataacagcaatcttcttagtcattaccgaaacaatggtaacgacatacttgaataattACTAGCtacttggtaaccttgtgactttccctgatcgaagtgtgagtcctgtgctttcggtagtataggcctctactaccattcacacctactcatactcgttccaAGTATTATCTCGTAGTTTGCcaagtcattatcacaaaaaaaacgattttaacacataaaaatgtgtccaaacaaACAGAAAAATTTCCCCTacactctactaggacttcttctatgcgtatcttcaatcatcaattctgcttcaccttggttggtggtggaaattccatacgatgggataacttcattGATTATACCAAAGTTCTTTCTTTCTGCTAATCAAAAGTGTACTTCTCCCGTACTAGACGTATTTATTTATTAGAcacattctaaaggcaagatacctctcttacgatatcttccaacAAGCGTCATTCACTATCGCAAGCCTCCTCgcttcctccatttactcaattcgctACAAGCCTTCACCATGACGTTACATTCATGGAAGCATGCGTTCAGCgtatcgagacgagaatatagatagagaaaATTTTAGACGCATAATCCTCTTTCTTActtcgaaaagttacatgccagttttaataccataattaaacatttagaaatatgaacacataaaatttccagatccggtcggcaacagaccatagatccgatcatataatgcatatcataaatcatttagcacataaaagcatgttaggaattttccctaaataagctagtgcttgtgtctattcaggtgtattacctaaattttattagacacactcctcacaatcattgcttagcattctaagtttaagtctagaaaaaaatccatattcctagttcgcttaaactaatgctatgataccaactgtgacatcccaattttcacggccaaaaaagaccaattttgttcatgctttataaaaataagagtgcatcttttaataaaaatgttgtggaatttgttccaagtaaaacatgataaatacgttatcaaaggaATTCTGAACAAAAgtatattttttattcatttaaaacatttgggatgtcatcgtcaatatagaaacataagcataaacagaacttacatttatttacactagtgatctacatctcttttaaatatctcagtgtaatgtagcttcgtatcgacacctgtgatacaaataaactgagtaggtcaggttgggaaacctggtgagtacatagggttttcaaccgacaataatataattattatgtttaatcatcaaacagttaacctaaCTACCCATCCCCCTTATCTTCTTTAAtcataaggatctaccctaagaatcagttatttctcgttcattcattcctaaggattttcctaaggaataggtacgaagtccatcgttgtcaatgacacaactgtcaagcacagctgctagttctatcacttaggcgcaccTGCCATAGTTGTAACATTCTATATGAGGCGCTTCTCCCGGTAGTGTTCTTTAGACGCTACTGTCAAGGTtataatgttctctattaggcacagctgctgatattatccttagagcgcagctgctaggatgtttatcgtagatcaacaacatctacaggttgtggcgcagctgccagtgctcatctatagggtactaggtccattgctgccaatgttcacctatagggcactTGGTCCATACCACTAatattcctctatttcagctttcacCCCTCGtccttcatctacccatgttttaccctacatattttgtagatataaaaatacgtatacagtttaaaacatttaaaacatgtataaaaatctctcgcccagcatagacaacaagtattcaaacaatatgcacacatagcacgtaatttatattaaatacttcatatctatgtgtaagatgaaagtaactatgcactcacttgaaaggtggtgacttagcactcggacaacacttcttTACTATTAAAACaacttcctcgacaaaacctagtatcattaccactaggtttagtttaatattcaccgagactactTAATAGTCTAATTAtttttactattatataagcgttaaacaacactcaatataactcataataatagcccaaataattattttaaggtcctaataatgttactataattaattagaagctatattaaaaataacgtAGGCGTTACTCACTTATAGCGAgttttttcgcaaaaccgggcttcgctggagcagcgttcctgtGCCGAAAGTCTCTTTTCTCGGAgctgtcgggcgctccggggcttccacctcgtgctagggagttaccctaggcattgggggttagggaggcttagagagagagagtttagagagagagaaagaagtggggaaaggagTGGGAAATggaggaacccgacacctctagttataggctgaattcctgatggactcgccgagtaggaggacctactcgccgagttggggcaagtggcagccttctggtggtgccacgtgtccaattctggtggtgccacgtcacccgtatcgcgtatcagccttcaaacttacaaaaatcataactctcgtatatgagctccgtttttgacgttattttttttcaaagtgtaggtaaaatcaagatctacaactttcatttaaacttTGTCAGCTAAtttcgaccgatctcaaatttcacagtaggaggcgtttagactgttaaatgaccgtgaagaattcgtaacttcttcatacggaatCCATTTTCGTCTATCCTTTTACAGTTGAGTTTctgttaatgagatcttcaactctcatttaggtcgcgtaagcgaAAAACCGCTAGAACTAAAATTCGTGTTTCGGGCCGTGCAttactaagccaaatcttagaaaaatcataacttactcatacgaagtcagatttgggcgttctttttatggatgttctcggtttaacgtatactacaactttggtttagatcactaaggctaaaaatcgctccatcttaaatttactatttacgcttcccggtgtcgtgtcggtttttgCCGTAAAACATCGACGAGCCATAAGTTATTCTTTATAACTCGGatgtcggcgttctttatatgtacaaaaaccttgagacatattctacaacttggttaagactatttattataaataatcttttgccaaaaagtcattttcgacacttattgcctctaaattaactagcccagatctgcgggcgttacagtttTCCTTTATGCATGCTCTAGAAGGTCATAAGGTATTAAGAAGTTgggattttgtgtattaagcacttaatgcacatgaaaagtcataaagttgggaactttataACTCTTAGTGGTATTTTGGCATTGGATCTAAAAGTTGGACGTGTGAGCTTAATGCAATAGCCTCTTGTTCAGTAAATGGGATGTCTGAGCGTACTCCCTGCATAACCTGGAGTACGCAACGCGTATGTTTTCAATTCCTCGACTGTAGTTAAAGATCGAGTATGTCCCgcgtaccttcggagtacgccccacgtacgaagCCTAAGTTGACTCGGTTGTGTTGACTCGGCTATGCTGACTCGGTTGACTTGttgattttagttttgtttcaggttaTTGAGAGGATCATGGAAAGGTGAAGGCATAACCGTACATATCCTTGGTTTCATGTTAATGATGTTGGGAGACtctaattttaaataatgttttggaaaaaatggttttgtaaacactttttttAGTAAACGGGTTTTGTttttaaagtttaaatttgttaagATTTCTGAGACGTTACACAATGTATTTGAGGTATATTATATAGTAGGATATGAATACGTACACTTTTGAGTACATTATAGTTTTGGTCATTTGGTTTAACATTGTATGGCATTGTGTTTTAAAAGAATGAGAGCGGATATTCATTTTATTTGCAACTGGTGTAATTCTTTTAAATGTCGCAACAACATGAAAATAATTCTtttaaaattgtaattttttgttCCTCCCAAAAAGACAGGACTGGGATTCGCTCACAATCCCTTTTGTGTGTAAAAGAGAAAGTGTCCTTCTGATGTGCATTATCAAAAAATAGTCGAGCACAAAGTTATAGTAATTTGAAAGAAATACTAACCGATCAAAAAAGGGATCAAATGCTTGTGGTACAAGATATGTCAATGTTGTTCCCGTATCAGCAATGGTTCCTTGATTATCAGAAGTCGCAAAAATCTTAGGATCAATAGCTAATAACTATTCACCAACCACAATACTTTGAAGTTCAAAATTAAAGTGAGGCccgaaaattaataaaattatgatATTACCCCTCTTTCTTTTCTTGTTTTCCTTTGGCAACCACGACATGTGTGACACTTTTTACCAACTAGTTTACAACTTTATGTGGCCCTTGAAGGCAGAAAAGGACTTAAACTCTCTTCATTTAACTCTACTATACCCCATGGAATTTGATGACAATTAAGTAATTGAAGCAAATAATAATACATATTGTCATGGGAGAAAAGGATTATAAACCATGGTTTGAGCCAAAATCCTACCAAGAACAATTTTGCACCTACTTTTGATGTATTTTCGTGAGGAAATAGTTACAATACATCAGATAGATCATGTTATTCAAATCCAATATCCCTATCCAATGCTTTATCTGATTTTGTTAAGCCACTAGCTAGATTGATTCATACAACACTTGTCACCAAAACATAACCCTAATTAGTAGAAAATAGGTCAACATTTTGATATAGGTATTGATATGCATTAAAATAAAATGTTGAAGAATTTAATCTTTCAAAAAACAACACATGTACAATTATAATAGAAGCTGATGAGTTGGTAATAGCGGAAGGGTCGAAAATTGTGTCATATCAGAACAACCCACTTCAATCTCAAACCAATTCATAAAAATAGTTAGAAACAACATCAGTTAGTAACCAAGGATAGGATATTACACCTTGAAATGTTTATTAATCGACGATGTGACCACATTCAAAGATGAAATCTTAATATTGGAGGATCAATTTCATTAAGAAACCAAAAAGGCGTCTGATGGAAACGACATCATTTTTGGAAAAAGGGAGAACAGAGAGCAAAGCATCTTAATCAGTTTTTGGAATGTAAAGATTGGTTCCAAGTAATCAATATATACAGTTTAATAATTAGAGATATTATCAAGAAGAAATCTCAATCGCTTCTACATTGACCAAAAACCCTAGTTCGTTTAGAAAGACGAATTGAAATCCTAATTCAAACAATAGTCTATTTCGTGGCTCTGTGAGCACAAAGTGTTTGATTGCCAGTCATAATTGAAGCAATGGGGAACAAGCTATGGTGGATGTGGATCGACTATGGGAGGAAAAAGCCCTAGTTCTTCCTAGATTTTGTGAAGACCAAACGTCTTTGAAGTGGGTTTTAGGAGTTTTAGGATTTATAAGAATTATAAGACGAGACCTAAGACTAAGACGACACACTTATTTGATCAGGTGTACTCCATTTTAATTATTACTATTATAACACTGAAGCATGACTTACACAAATATGTGTCATAGTTTGTGTGTCATTAAAAGCCTACTTTCTAATGGTGCTACCACTCACATTCACACTCACAAACAATGGAATTGATAATGTGTAGGCGAGGATAATGCCACAATCTAGTCATTTACCATGATGTTGTCCATCTCCAGCTTTGACAAGCTATTGCTAATTTTATGTATTTGATTGATTCAATATATGTGTAGCGTATGATGGTTAAGGTTAATGTTATCAAAATTGATTTGTTGTTTTAAATCTTAAGTATATGATGTAAAGTGGAACAAAATCTTGTACATAaagtttatgcaatggattgactttttttaatattatgagacattaaatgtcTGATTTATTTTGAATATTACTACATTTACAaatgatatatatttttataataaaggAAAATCAAGACACACTAAATGTATGTCATGGAATGTTTGtcatatgttatttttttttaaaagtaaacGTTTATGATATACAAAATGTATGTCGTAAATTTATGACAACAAATATTTGTCATCTTTTATTTATGACTAGGTCTTCTAAGACAAATTTGTGTGTTATTTTAACCCTTTAATGACACGGAATGCGTGTCATTAAATGCATTTTTTTCTAGTTGTGAGTTGTGGAATCTGATATGCCCGGTTCATCATATATATTTAGTTTTTTGGTTAAAAGAAAAAACATTAGGGTCCAAAAAAAAACAACTAAGTTTATTAGGTAAATAAGTATAGCAAAGACCTTTAGTATTAAGTGGTGATCAATATAATAGTCTGACAAGTTATTTGGAATGGGAACTATACGTTTTTTTACTACAATATGTGACCAAAACATGATTCTTTTAATACAAATATGTGATCACAACATGATAGATTTAAAATTtccattttacaaaaaaaaaaaaaagtagaagaCCGGTAGCTATTTATTGAAGAAATTTTATATAATACATTAATATCGAAGAAATTGATTGTAAAATACTATTACATCGCAGCAAAGCCGTATCAGTTATGACACTAAACTTCACCAGCAGCAATTGGAAGATAAAATCCTTTCCCTTCCTTTTTGTCATGGCTTGTTTTCCGTTCATGGTAGAAAATGGTATACACCACAAACATAAAGAGTGTCACTAAACAGAATAGTCCGTTAGTGAAAGGAATCCTGATAGCCAATTGTGTGCTCATGCTCAAGTTATAGCTCGTAAGGGGAATAGCCATCTGATTAACAACACAATAGGCAACTGAAAATAGAACCATCATCAGTGACGCTTGTAGTCTTTTCCCTTTCATTAGCTCCGCAGCCCTCCCAATTGCTTTAACACCGCCATAACCTTCTTCTAAGACTGAAACAACCATACTAACCATCCACAGGGTGGCCATGTAAATGTAACAAACTGGGATTGTAAGAATGATAACTCCAAAGAAGAGAAGTGCCCATGAATTTACTGCCAACATGGCGGTTATACAGAAAGAAATGAAGTAAAGAAAAACGATACCCAAACTCAGCAAACCCATGTAAAAGCTAGATTCTAATGGTCTTTTCCAACTTTTCATTATTATAGAGTTTAAGTCTTTTGAGGATATTACTTTCGCTGTGTAAGcttcatatgaagaagaaacTATGGCCACTAGGAAAGTTAGTGTGATGATAGAGGAACTGGCCATTATCAACAGATTGACAAGGACTATTTCACGAACATCGTTGAGGGCACCAGCATACATGTTTTGGTCGATACTATTGCTGAGATCTTGAATCATGTTGGGGTGTATAGCCAACTGCAACACAATATCTTTAACGACAGGTGCAAGTAAATACTTTTCAGCAAAATCTAACATagaaaatgaaacaaaaacaaagAGCATGATCGGAACTAGCACTTTTCCATTTCTGCTTGTGGTTTTGAAGGACTCCTTGATGATTTGAAAGAACCCTAAAGAAGAATGGGATTGAGGGATTGATTTGTTCTCCATGTTGTGATTTTTGCTATTTTAATGATCAAAAGATCATTATAGTTTGAGTTTTATAGAGGTACTTTTGGGTTGCTCATTTTGACATTTTCAACCTGTTACTGGTGGTTAAAGTAGTATTGGTACCAAATAACGTTGATTATTCCAAGGACGTAAGAGAACATATTAAATAAAATTGAACGTTAGTTCCAAGAATTTTCGCAACAATGTAAACATTTTTCATTGTTGGACATTTAATAATAAAATGTAAAAAACACTTCGAAACATTTTCCAAAAATGAAAGAGACTTGTTGGATCAACGATCAAGACTTGCCGGCCATCGAGATAAATCAGAAATTAGAAATTGTGCATGATGATGTGTCGAAATGATTAAATGGGCAAAGTGAAAATATAAAAattagagagagtgaaaaggaaTCCCGAATTGAGTATTTGTAATTAATCTTCATAAACCCAAACGTGATCAAACAGAACAAACTGAGCCGATCATATATATCGGATTGTTCAGAAACTAAAAAGATGATTGATCTAATCGATGAGTGAATAACGAAAATATACCCTaaagaatataataaaaattCTAACTTTAGTAGGACATCatcattaattaataaaacaGTAATTATTAATGTGTTGTTTTAGCCTCTAAATTAATGAGCTGAATGTCAGAAATCGTCTAATGAAATTTTCGTGATAAAATAGATTGGGTGCTTCCGAGAGTGAGCCGCGGTCTCTACCACATTTGGGTGCCATCTAGGACGAAACACCGCCCCTGACCTTGGTATTGAGGCCGTATTGTGGCTGTGGGAGGGAGCGTAAAACCgtcaaatttgaaaaatataattttttactAACATTATAAATACAATACTATTTTAACCAAAATAACTCACTAAGACttcatatttttcattttaaaacctaCAAAAATTTTATCCTCTAAAACGTCTACCAACCAAAAAACACCCACTACAAATGGGCGAGAATGTGTAAGGCATAAATGATAGAATAAATAAACTTACTTCGGATAGGGAGATTCGGAAACAAATGGATAAAGGTATGAGAGCTAGTGATGGACACATCGAATATGACCGGGGATGAGCTTCAAGTTGTTTTCGCGATGAAGGAATACATCAAAAAACGTTACACTAGTCGTTTttaatttatagtttttttttaatcatttgcACAAACGTGTGAGAGGGATGGAAGAAGATAAGGTGAATGAAATGGGGCCATAAGAGTGCTTAAATATGActcacaccctaaaaattaggatttccttattTGGCAAGTACGTCAAGCGTATACTGATGCACGCCCGACATACTAGGGCACGCCCTAGTAAGGTCAGCATACACCACGTACGCATGGTGTACTCCAAggccaaaattataaaaatgccATTTGGGCCCCTTTGCACACTTTCTTGAACTTAGGGACAAAAATGCAATATGATTAAATTATAGGGTTGAATTTAGAAGTACCTTAACATTGGGATGATACACCACAAAGTAATTTCTTAGCGTGGGTTTAATCAATACATAAAATCTCCATTTAAGAACTCATGTGTAGCACAACAATCACTATGCACTATCTATTCAATTATAAACATTCTATTAATACTCCATGACAATCTTATATAATCACTTACTTCCTAAATGTATAACTGAATGTGGTGTTTCGAGTGAATTAATTACTCTGGAAagaacatgcaaaatgaaacacaataataaactaattgtGTATGGTATCATACTTCTAATTATAAGTAATTCcccattatttaatcaccatacaATTACAAATTTATTGATTGTATAAATGTTTTGGGGTAATCGACTTTTAAAACTAAACTTTTCATCATTTCTCATACATATACTCCTAGCATACATATCATGGTTTACCTTGGTCATCACTATTGTGAACTAATCATTAGAAGATACTCACTTCACAACTAGATCTCCATCCTCAACTTTATCTTGGATGTAGTGTAATTTCCTCATTTTAAGCGTTGATCTTTTGTGATCTCATTAGTTAACGCGAATTGACCTTCACAAAATATTTCTAATGGTAATTTGTTACTTACAACAACACTAAGTTCAATTATGAAGTTTTTCTAGTCCAAGTTTGCTCCTCGGATACTTTACTTGTATTGATGTAATCCGACTCACATTGATGAGTCTATTACCATCACCTACATGAACCCTTTCATGTTACTACACTACTATTTATGATGAATGCCCATGTAGAATATGACTCAAATTCATACATAATAATCCATGTTTACTTTAGCTTGTCTCAATCATGTTCTCTACTATCTACAAACAACTACTCTTTGTTATCTCTAAAATATCGTAGAATGTCCTTCACAATTGCTTAGCGATTACATCGAGAAAATTTCTGATACAATCTCACAATGCTCAAAACATATAAGACATTAGAACAAGCAgtagtcataacatacatgatcgatcctatatacAAAGCATATGTGATTTAACTTATCCTATCACATTCATGACTAGAACCACAAACATTAAGATTCACTCAAGTCCATTCTATAATGCATATGAACCATCCCTTTCATGGAATTTTCCATGTTGAAACCTTTCAACACGTTATTCATATATGTGCTTTGGATGAATCCAAATAAACACCTCGGTCTACACTTTTAGATCAAAAGTCCTACTGCCAATCGCTTCCCCTAATTCCATCATAGCGATATAATTCTGAACTTTTAAACTTCTTAACTTAGGGGCATTATTTCCTATGAGCAGTCTTGTCGTCAAGATGCAATACCAGGAAAAGAGTGacactcctactagctttgagaTGTATTCAAGACTTATCCTAACATCTAGAAAGACAATACCCTTAGACTCTTCTCACAGAAGCACATATTCCTTACCACCTTCAAAAGTTTCTTGCGAAGGAAATTTGTTAAGAAATTCATTTAAACATCTAGTTTACCATATCTTATAAAGAAGGCAACAATGGCAACGAATAACCAAATAAACCTTTTCTCAGGTACTAATGAGAATGTTTCCTCATAGTCAATTTTTTGAGTCTGGGTGAAACCCTTTTCCACCATACTAGCCTTAGAAATGTGTCCATGCCTATCCATGTTAGTCTTCATCTTGAAGATTTAATTGCAACCGACTATCATTAGACTAGGCTTCGAATCAAATAATTTCAAACTTGATTATCCTTCGTGGACTGAATTTTCTATACTTTGACCCTTCTCATTAGTTGGGTCTAGCATTTCTTCCTAGTAGCTATTAGCTTATTCAAATTTATCGATATCTTATTGCAAACCATCACATCACCATC is part of the Lactuca sativa cultivar Salinas chromosome 7, Lsat_Salinas_v11, whole genome shotgun sequence genome and harbors:
- the LOC111879555 gene encoding uncharacterized protein LOC111879555, which gives rise to MENKSIPQSHSSLGFFQIIKESFKTTSRNGKVLVPIMLFVFVSFSMLDFAEKYLLAPVVKDIVLQLAIHPNMIQDLSNSIDQNMYAGALNDVREIVLVNLLIMASSSIITLTFLVAIVSSSYEAYTAKVISSKDLNSIIMKSWKRPLESSFYMGLLSLGIVFLYFISFCITAMLAVNSWALLFFGVIILTIPVCYIYMATLWMVSMVVSVLEEGYGGVKAIGRAAELMKGKRLQASLMMVLFSVAYCVVNQMAIPLTSYNLSMSTQLAIRIPFTNGLFCLVTLFMFVVYTIFYHERKTSHDKKEGKGFYLPIAAGEV